A single genomic interval of Syngnathoides biaculeatus isolate LvHL_M chromosome 1, ASM1980259v1, whole genome shotgun sequence harbors:
- the lypla2 gene encoding acyl-protein thioesterase 2 isoform X2 — translation MCGNNMSVPLLAEAVTVSGNEKETAAVIFLHGLGDSGHGWANTLTGIRLPHVKFICPHAPKIPVTLNMNVTMPAWFDLMGLSPETPEDEYGIKKAADNIKAIIEHEAQNGIPPNRIMLGGFSQGGALSLYTALTCQHQLAGVVALSCWLPLHKSFPLASGGNKNLPILQCHGEKDEMIPVQFGAMTAEKLKYIVDPQMITFKTYPGVPHSSCTQEMLLVKEFIEKHLPRI, via the exons ATGTGTGGCAACAACATGTCTGTGCCGCTGCTCGCCGAGGCCGTGACGGTGTCCGGGAACGAGAAGGAGACCGCGGCG GTGATTTTCCTTCACGGCTTGGGAGACTCGGG GCACGGGTGGGCCAACACCTTGACGGGGATCCGGCTGCCTCACGTCAAGTTCATCTGCCCCCACGC GCCCAAGATCCCCGTCACCCTCAACATGAACGTCACGATGCCCGCCTG GTTCGACCTCATGGGCCTCAGCCCCGAAACCCCCGAGGACGAATACGGGATCAAAAAGGCGGCCGACAACA TCAAGGCCATCATCGAGCACGAGGCCCAAAACGGCATCCCGCCCAACCGCATCATGCTGGGCGGCTTCTCTCAG GGCGGGGCCTTGTCCTTGTACACCGCCTTGACCTGCCAGCACCAGCTCGCCGGCGTGGTGGCCCTCAGCTGCTGGCTGCCGCTCCACAAGAGTTTCCCTCTG GCGTCCGGCGGCAACAAGAACCTGCCCATCCTGCAGTGCCACGGCGAGAAGGACGAGATGATCCCCGTGCAGTTCGGCGCCATGACGGCGGAGAAGCTCAAATACATCGTCGACCCGCAGATGATCACCTTCAAGACCTACCCGGGGGTCCCTCATTCGTCCTGTACTCAG gAGATGCTCTTAGTAAAGGAGTTCATCGAGAAGCACTTGCCTCGGATCTGA
- the lypla2 gene encoding acyl-protein thioesterase 2 isoform X1, producing MTEESAICPPLSSPHLPTFSRCMCGNNMSVPLLAEAVTVSGNEKETAAVIFLHGLGDSGHGWANTLTGIRLPHVKFICPHAPKIPVTLNMNVTMPAWFDLMGLSPETPEDEYGIKKAADNIKAIIEHEAQNGIPPNRIMLGGFSQGGALSLYTALTCQHQLAGVVALSCWLPLHKSFPLASGGNKNLPILQCHGEKDEMIPVQFGAMTAEKLKYIVDPQMITFKTYPGVPHSSCTQEMLLVKEFIEKHLPRI from the exons ATGACTGAAGAATCCGCCATTTGTCCTCCGCTCTCGTCGCCACATTTGCCG aCGTTCTCACGGTGTATGTGTGGCAACAACATGTCTGTGCCGCTGCTCGCCGAGGCCGTGACGGTGTCCGGGAACGAGAAGGAGACCGCGGCG GTGATTTTCCTTCACGGCTTGGGAGACTCGGG GCACGGGTGGGCCAACACCTTGACGGGGATCCGGCTGCCTCACGTCAAGTTCATCTGCCCCCACGC GCCCAAGATCCCCGTCACCCTCAACATGAACGTCACGATGCCCGCCTG GTTCGACCTCATGGGCCTCAGCCCCGAAACCCCCGAGGACGAATACGGGATCAAAAAGGCGGCCGACAACA TCAAGGCCATCATCGAGCACGAGGCCCAAAACGGCATCCCGCCCAACCGCATCATGCTGGGCGGCTTCTCTCAG GGCGGGGCCTTGTCCTTGTACACCGCCTTGACCTGCCAGCACCAGCTCGCCGGCGTGGTGGCCCTCAGCTGCTGGCTGCCGCTCCACAAGAGTTTCCCTCTG GCGTCCGGCGGCAACAAGAACCTGCCCATCCTGCAGTGCCACGGCGAGAAGGACGAGATGATCCCCGTGCAGTTCGGCGCCATGACGGCGGAGAAGCTCAAATACATCGTCGACCCGCAGATGATCACCTTCAAGACCTACCCGGGGGTCCCTCATTCGTCCTGTACTCAG gAGATGCTCTTAGTAAAGGAGTTCATCGAGAAGCACTTGCCTCGGATCTGA
- the sfpq gene encoding splicing factor, proline- and glutamine-rich has product MSRFHNNRGGMGMNSFQPRRGGGVGGPMRGSLMGSPNFRNHPFQNQNRRGGNNNNYNRGQQASPQKPQNSQALGIIPPPTPGPALTMKGPMDKQQEQDKPETPATDNKVQPKQEIAPAQTKPADKTPQLKSPTGNAHVTPQPQSPSTLMSPKAAAAAAPLQQDQKLGPQPNQQNQKTGQQSQQRGGQPQNHQNQRGGQPQNPQHNQRGGGQHHQNQRAAMHHQNQRAAMHHQNQRMGPQQNQQNQRPGLKTGPQMTKFAPKPEQGPPEQLEVPGTSSDESQAKEFKASLSMLLKPGEKTYTQRCRLFIGNLPSDMTEEHFRKIFAKYGEPSEVFINKGKGFGFIRLESRALAEIAKAELDDLPMKGRSLRVRFATHSAALSVKNLSPFVSNELLEEAFSQFGMVERAVVIVDDRGRSTGKGIVEFASKPAARKALDRCNEGVFLLTSSPRPVVVEPLEQCDNEDGLPEKLAQKNPRYQAEREEPPRFARPGTFEYEYSKRWKSLDEMEKQQRQQVEKNMQEAREKLESEMEDAYHEHQANMLRQDLLRRQEELRRMEELHSQEMQKRKEMQLRQEEERRRREEEMLRKREMEEQMRRQREENYRMGNYMDREREMRMSSSGALAMGDMSFGAVTQNFSMSGMGFEGQQAMGASPGSQMSNDMRNERFAQGGPRGMGPGNGSYGRVREEFDGPAKKARF; this is encoded by the exons ATGTCTCGGTTTCATAATAACCGCGGCGGCATGGGGATGAATAGTTTTCAGCCTCGACGAGGTGGTGGAGTCGGCGGTCCCATGCGGGGTAGCCTAATGGGGAGCCCCAATTTCCGAAATCACCCTTTTCAGAACCAGAATCGCCGCggaggaaacaacaacaactacaacAGGGGGCAGCAGGCGagtcctcagaagccgcaaaaCAGCCAGGCCTTGGGCATCATCCCGCCGCCGACCCCGGGGCCGGCCCTCACGATGAAAGGCCCGATGGACAAACAGCAGGAGCAAGACAAGCCCGAAACCCCCGCGACGGACAACAAGGTTCAGCCCAAGCAAGAGATCGCACCGGCCCAGACCAAACCGGCCGACAAGACTCCGCAGCTCAAGTCGCCGACTGGAAATGCCCACGTAACGCCGCAACCGCAAAGTCCGTCGACGCTTATGAGTCccaaggcggcggcggcggcggcgccgctgCAGCAGGACCAGAAGCTAGGCCCGCAACCGAACCAACAGAACCAGAAGACAGGACAGCAGAGTCAGCAGCGCGGAGGCCAGCCGCAAAATCACCAGAACCAGCGGGGAGGCCAACCGCAAAATCCGCAGCACAACCAAAGAGGAGGAGGCCAACACCACCAGAACCAGAGGGCGGCCATGCACCACCAGAACCAGAGGGCGGCCATGCACCACCAGAACCAGAGGATGGGCCCGCAGCAAAACCAACAGAATCAAAGGCCGGGTCTCAAGACGGGGCCTCAGATGACGAAGTTCGCTCCGAAGCCGGAACAAGGGCCGCCGGAGCAGCTGGAGGTCCCGGGCACGAGTTCGGACGAGAGTCAAGCCaag GAGTTTAAGGCGTCCCTGTCCATGTTGCTAAAACCCGGCGAGAAAACGTACACGCAACGATGCCGCCTGTTTATCGGCAACCTCCCCAGTGACATGACCGAGGAGCATTTCAGGAAGATTTTCGCCAAGTACGGAGAGCCCAGTGAGGTCTTCATCAACAAAGGGAAAGGCTTCGGCTTCATCCGACTG GAGTCTCGTGCGCTCGCGGAGATAGCGAAAGCCGAGCTGGACGACCTCCCCATGAAGGGCAGAAGCCTCCGCGTCCGCTTCGCCACCCACTCGGCGGCTCTTTCCGTCAAGAACCTGTCACCTTTCGTGTCCAACGAGCTGCTGGAGGAGGCCTTCTCCCAGTTCGGCATGGTCGAGCGGGCCGTGGTCATTGTCGACGACCGCGGGCGCTCCACCGGAAAGGGCATCGTCGAGTTTGCCTCCAAACCTGCCGCCAGGAAGGCTTTGGACCGGTGCAATGAGGGCGTCTTTCTGCTCACCTC gtcACCGAGGCCTGTAGTTGTGGAGCCTCTTGAGCAGTGTGACAATGAAGACGGTCTTCCCGAGAAGTTGGCACAGAAGAACCCCAGATACCAAGC AGAACGAGAGGAGCCCCCGCGCTTTGCCCGCCCCGGCACCTTTGAGTACGAGTACTCCAAGCGCTGGAAGTCGCTGGACGAGATGGAGAAGCAGCAGAGGCAGCAGGTggagaaaaacatgcaagaagCCCGCGAGAAGCTCGAGAGCGAGATGGAGGATGCCTACCACGAGCACCAGGCCAACATGCTCCGCCAGG ATTTGCTGAGACGACAGGAAGAACTGCGGCGCATGGAAGAGCTGCACAGTCAAGAGATGCAAAAGAGGAAGGAGATGCAGTTGAG ACAAGAGGAGGAGCGTCGCAGGCGAGAAGAGGAGATGCTTCGCAAGCGAGAGATGGAGGAACAGATGCGTCGCCAGCGCGAGGAGAACTACAGGATGGGCAATTACATGGAT agggagagagaaatgaGAATGAGTTCGAGCGGTGCGTTGGCCATGGGAG ATATGTCCTTTGGCGCCGTTACCCAGAACTTCTCCATGAGCGGGATGGGATTTGAGGGGCAGCAGGCAATGGGAGCGTCTCCGGGAAGCCAGATGAGCAACGACATG CGCAACGAGCGCTTCGCTCAGGGCGGCCCCCGAGGAATGGGTCCTGGTAACGGCTCTTACGGCCGGGTCCGCGAAGAGTTTGACGGTCCCGCTAAGAAAGCTCGTTTTTAA
- the pithd1 gene encoding PITH domain-containing protein 1, translating to MPTDVKHEEGNDPEVNRNLASFGSRRVSHQSETRSRLFSPPPPRPSSSASAAAMSDHHRHGRGCGCGGAHEPAERGVEYGLYRRIDADKLQCLNESREGDGRLVFKPWDERHDRDKFVESDADEELLFNIPFTGSVKLKGVIVSGEDDDSHPAEIRLYKNIPQMSFDDTGREPEQAFRLNRDPDAQLEYPTKIARFSNVCHLSIHISKNFGGETTRVYYIGLRGEYSEARRHQVTICNYEASANPADHKAESVVPPTNFVA from the exons ATGCCCACAGACGTCAAGCACGAAGAAGGCAACGACCCGGAAGTTAATCGGAACCTCGCGTCGTTTGGAAGTCGGCGTGTTTCGCACCAAAGCGAAACTCGGAGCCgtctcttctcccccccccccccccggccgaGTTCCTCCGCGTCTGCCGCCGCCATGTCCGACCATCACCGTCACGGCCGCGGGTGCGGCTGCGGGGGCGCCCACGAGCCCGCCGAGCGGGGCGTCGAGTACGGACTGTACCGGCGCATCGACGCCGACAAGCTGCAGTGCCTGAACGAGAGCCGGGAGGGCGACGGCAGGCTGGTGTTCAAGCCGTGGGACGAGCGGCACGATCGCGACAAG TTTGTGGAGAGTGATGCTGACGAAGAGCTGCTCTTCAATATCCC CTTCACAGGCAGCGTCAAGCTGAAAGGCGTCATCGTCTCCGGGGAGGACGACGACTCGCACCCGGCCGAGATCCGATT GTACAAGAACATCCCTCAGATGTCCTTTGACGACACGGGCCGAGAACCGGAACAAGCTTTCCGGCTCAACAGAGACCCCGACGCTCAGCTGGAGTACCCGACCAA GATCGCCCGTTTCTCCAACGTCTGCCACCTCTCCATCCACATCTCCAAGAACTTTGGCGGCGAGACCACGCGCGTCTACTACATCGGACTGCGAGGCGAATACTCCGAG GCTCGCAGACACCAAGTGACCATCTGCAACTACGAGGCGTCCGCCAACCCCGCCGATCACAAAGCGGAGAGCGTCGTCCCTCCGACCAACTTCGTTGCCTGA